The Nitrospirota bacterium DNA window GATTGGAGAATATTTCAGTTATCTTAAGTGCTTAAATTTGAATCTTTAGATTTTTTATATGTGCTTTCAAATATTGATTCGATTATTGATTCGATTTTTAAAAAAGCTTTAAGAATCTCCAAATCAAAATGGTATGGTTTTAATCTATCATCCCCCTCGGAAATAATTTTTAATGTTGTTTTATGATCAAATGCAGGTTTATAAGGACGCATGCTTCTCATAGCATCATAAATATCACATATCATAACTATTCTTGCTTCAATGGGTATTTGCTCACCAATAAGTCCTCTTGGATACCCTGATCCATCCCATTTTTCGTGATGGTTTAGCGCTATTGAAGCTGACATTATAATTTTTGGATGCGTTGATTTGGAGAGAATCTTTTCACCAATTATAGTGTGCGTTTTAATTATATCGAATTCTTCAACAGTTAAGCTCGATTTTTTAAGAAGAATATTATCCGGTATCCCTATTTTGCCAATATCA harbors:
- a CDS encoding HD domain-containing protein, with amino-acid sequence MYEDKLETMVKKRTEDLSKALSLINEMSNEMIMRLTKAAESKEAGTGEHIMRIGMYAREIAKYLKMPEEFVELITFASPMHDIGKIGIPDNILLKKSSLTVEEFDIIKTHTIIGEKILSKSTHPKIIMSASIALNHHEKWDGSGYPRGLIGEQIPIEARIVMICDIYDAMRSMRPYKPAFDHKTTLKIISEGDDRLKPYHFDLEILKAFLKIESIIESIFESTYKKSKDSNLST